In Limnobaculum parvum, one DNA window encodes the following:
- the recC gene encoding exodeoxyribonuclease V subunit gamma has protein sequence MFTVYHSNQLDLLKTLTTALIAGKPLSNPFEREIILVQSHGMAQWLQIELATELGIAANIEFPLPASFIWQMFQQVLPEIPKESAFSKDAMTWKLMWLLPSMLEQPEFIALSRYLSDDDDLRKRHQLAGRIADLFDQYLVYRPEWLRSWEQHELVDGLNEAQVWQAPLWRALTEYTQTLQQPGWHRANLYQRFIDTLNHPDFSPNKLPSRVFICGISALPPVYLQALQALGQHIDIHLMFTNPCRYYWGDIQDYAFLAKLQARNRNKINNKQNIALFRQPELADTLFDEQGHQQLSNPLLASWGKLGRDNLYLLAQLDKMQEVDAFVDIEQERLLHRIQRDILQLEDRTIVINSPNSPLNSQDKQWLDPNDRSVSIHVCHSAQREVEVLYDRLLAMLDDDPTLTLRDIIVMVADIDSYTPYIEAVFGNAPTERYLPYAISDRSASQAHQVLTAFLMLLDLPSSRFSAEDILTLLEVPALAQRFQIDEDGLRILRQWVEESGIRWGLDDDMVSDFNLPPTGQHTWRFGLTRMLLGYAMDSQSGDYQGILPYDESSGLIAALAGQLAEFLMQLSTWRKRLMESHTLTAWLPYCHELTKAFFITDLETEPVLALIEQQWQKQIGFGLEANYSQKIPLTVLKDDLASRLDNERISQRFLAGPINFCTLMPMRSIPFKVVCLLGMNDGVYPRTLPPLGFDLMAEQPRKGDRSRRDDDRYLFLEALLSAQQKLFISYIGQSIQDNSPRYPSVLVTELLEYIAQSHVLAEDVASDLEKSAEAVYQHLLCHHARVPFSEQNFIEGSEQQSYANEWLPAAERRGVAHGEFGRPLDEVALVQVELDELRRFYRNPVRAFFQQRLNVSFTLDEPELPDEEPFLVENLQRYQLNTLLLNCLIEEKDPELLFTRFRSAGSLPFGAFGEVFWQGQMQDMTELAERIKQQKLPCDNIEFEKRIDGIVVNGWLNQVQQDGLLRWRPAKLTVTDGISLWLEHLVYCISGGQGESRVYGREGTEWRFASLSVEEAEKHLAEWLKGYQQGLSSPLLLLPKSAWAWLESCYDVSVGQICWDETIQQKARQKLIQAWQGGSQVSGEGEDPYLMRMFRVLDDKHYQQIITDSQPYLLTLMRYRMEKSD, from the coding sequence ATGTTTACGGTTTACCACTCAAACCAGCTTGACCTGTTAAAAACGCTGACGACCGCGTTGATTGCCGGTAAACCGTTATCGAATCCCTTTGAGCGAGAGATTATTCTGGTTCAGAGCCACGGTATGGCGCAGTGGCTGCAAATTGAACTGGCAACTGAGTTAGGTATTGCTGCGAATATTGAGTTTCCGCTACCGGCATCGTTTATTTGGCAGATGTTTCAGCAGGTATTACCCGAGATCCCGAAAGAGAGCGCATTCAGTAAAGATGCCATGACTTGGAAACTGATGTGGCTATTACCTTCAATGCTAGAGCAACCTGAGTTTATCGCACTATCGCGCTATTTAAGTGACGATGACGATCTGCGTAAGCGCCATCAGTTAGCGGGGCGTATTGCAGACCTTTTTGACCAGTATTTAGTTTACCGACCTGAATGGCTACGCAGTTGGGAGCAGCATGAGCTGGTTGACGGATTGAATGAGGCTCAGGTATGGCAGGCTCCCCTCTGGCGAGCACTGACCGAATACACCCAGACTTTACAGCAACCAGGTTGGCACCGGGCAAACCTGTATCAACGCTTTATTGATACCCTTAACCATCCTGACTTTTCACCGAATAAACTCCCTTCCCGAGTATTTATTTGCGGAATATCCGCGCTTCCGCCAGTGTATTTACAAGCTTTGCAGGCGCTGGGGCAGCACATTGATATTCACCTGATGTTTACCAATCCTTGTCGTTACTATTGGGGGGATATTCAGGATTATGCTTTTTTGGCTAAGCTCCAGGCTCGTAATCGAAATAAAATTAATAACAAACAGAATATTGCACTATTTCGCCAACCTGAACTGGCTGACACCCTGTTTGATGAACAGGGTCATCAGCAACTGAGTAATCCTCTGCTGGCCAGTTGGGGAAAACTGGGGCGCGATAACCTCTATCTACTGGCACAGTTGGATAAAATGCAGGAAGTTGATGCGTTCGTTGATATTGAACAAGAACGATTACTGCACCGTATTCAGCGCGATATTCTTCAGTTAGAGGATCGGACTATCGTGATTAACAGCCCGAACTCTCCGCTGAATAGTCAGGATAAACAATGGCTCGATCCCAACGATCGCTCTGTTAGCATTCACGTTTGCCACAGCGCCCAGCGGGAAGTAGAGGTATTGTACGATCGGCTGTTGGCCATGCTGGATGATGATCCAACCCTGACGCTACGGGATATCATTGTGATGGTGGCCGATATCGACAGCTACACGCCATATATTGAGGCGGTTTTCGGTAATGCACCGACAGAACGCTATTTGCCTTACGCTATTTCCGATCGCAGTGCCAGTCAGGCTCATCAGGTACTTACCGCATTTTTAATGCTGCTGGACTTACCTAGCAGCCGCTTTAGTGCCGAAGATATTCTGACTTTGCTGGAAGTGCCTGCATTAGCCCAGCGTTTTCAGATTGATGAAGATGGATTGAGAATCTTACGGCAATGGGTTGAAGAGTCTGGTATTCGTTGGGGGTTAGATGATGACATGGTCAGCGATTTTAACTTACCGCCAACGGGGCAACATACCTGGCGTTTTGGTTTGACTCGCATGCTACTAGGCTATGCGATGGATAGTCAGAGCGGCGACTATCAGGGTATTCTGCCTTACGATGAGTCTAGTGGCCTGATCGCTGCTTTGGCTGGGCAATTGGCTGAGTTTCTGATGCAGCTATCCACCTGGCGTAAACGCCTAATGGAGTCTCATACCTTAACGGCATGGTTACCTTACTGTCATGAGCTGACGAAAGCATTTTTTATTACCGATTTAGAGACCGAGCCAGTATTGGCCCTGATTGAGCAACAGTGGCAAAAGCAAATTGGTTTTGGTCTGGAGGCTAACTATAGTCAGAAAATTCCATTAACCGTTTTAAAAGATGATTTGGCTTCACGTTTGGACAATGAACGCATCAGCCAGCGCTTTTTAGCCGGCCCGATAAACTTTTGTACTTTAATGCCCATGCGCTCCATTCCTTTTAAAGTGGTATGCCTGCTGGGAATGAATGACGGCGTTTATCCTCGTACATTACCTCCGTTGGGTTTTGACTTAATGGCAGAGCAACCGCGCAAAGGGGATCGGAGCCGACGAGATGATGACCGCTACCTGTTCCTTGAGGCGTTGTTGTCCGCCCAGCAAAAACTGTTTATCAGCTACATCGGTCAATCTATTCAGGATAATAGCCCTCGCTATCCTTCTGTATTGGTCACGGAACTACTGGAGTACATCGCCCAAAGTCATGTACTGGCAGAAGATGTGGCTAGCGATCTGGAGAAGAGCGCCGAGGCGGTATATCAACATCTACTATGCCACCATGCTCGGGTCCCCTTTAGTGAGCAAAATTTTATCGAGGGTAGTGAACAGCAAAGCTACGCCAATGAATGGTTACCGGCCGCAGAGCGGCGGGGCGTCGCTCATGGTGAGTTTGGTCGTCCGTTGGATGAAGTTGCTTTGGTACAGGTCGAATTGGATGAGCTACGCCGTTTTTACCGTAATCCGGTACGGGCGTTTTTTCAGCAACGGTTGAATGTGAGTTTTACGCTGGATGAACCAGAGCTACCGGATGAAGAGCCATTTTTAGTCGAGAACCTGCAACGCTATCAACTGAATACCCTATTGCTTAACTGCCTGATTGAAGAAAAAGATCCCGAACTGCTGTTTACTCGCTTTCGTTCTGCTGGCTCATTACCGTTTGGTGCTTTTGGCGAGGTATTCTGGCAGGGTCAGATGCAGGATATGACTGAATTAGCAGAACGCATAAAACAGCAAAAATTGCCTTGTGACAACATTGAGTTTGAAAAACGGATCGATGGTATTGTGGTTAACGGTTGGCTCAATCAGGTACAACAGGATGGTTTGTTACGCTGGCGTCCCGCTAAACTGACGGTGACGGATGGTATATCCCTTTGGCTGGAACATTTGGTCTACTGTATCAGCGGTGGTCAGGGCGAAAGCCGGGTGTATGGTCGGGAGGGAACCGAGTGGCGTTTTGCCTCATTGAGTGTAGAAGAGGCAGAGAAACATCTTGCTGAGTGGTTGAAAGGGTATCAACAAGGGCTGAGTTCGCCGTTGTTATTGTTACCGAAGAGTGCATGGGCTTGGCTGGAAAGTTGCTATGATGTATCTGTCGGTCAGATTTGTTGGGATGAAACTATACAACAAAAAGCCAGGCAGAAGCTGATTCAGGCGTGGCAAGGAGGCTCACAGGTTAGCGGCGAGGGAGAAGACCCTTACTTGATGAGGATGTTCAGAGTATTGGACGACAAACATTACCAACAGATTATTACCGACAGTCAGCCCTATCTATTGACGTTAATGCGTTATCGAATGGAAAAATCTGACTAA
- the lgt gene encoding prolipoprotein diacylglyceryl transferase — MNSSFLVFPKFDPIIFSLEPTLPLSLRWYGMMYLIGFVFALWLANRRAKQPDSGWTKDEVETMLYIGFLGVFVGGRLGYVLFYDFPSFLANPLYLFKVWEGGMSFHGGLLGVIAVMFWFAHRTKRTFFQVSDFIAPLIPFGLGVGRLGNFINGELWGRVTDFSWAMRFPTSRTADQLFAEQNPQWLPFMQDGMLPRHMSQLYEMCLEGFVLFLILNLFIQKKRPTGSVSGLFLIGYGSFRFIIEFFRQPDAQLGLFSNFFSMGQLLSLPMIIIGILMMVWAYRRPQTSKQQA; from the coding sequence ATGAACTCTAGTTTTCTGGTATTTCCTAAATTTGACCCGATCATTTTTTCTTTAGAACCTACATTACCCCTCTCTTTGCGCTGGTACGGTATGATGTATCTGATTGGGTTTGTTTTTGCCCTGTGGCTGGCGAATCGCCGGGCTAAGCAACCTGACAGCGGCTGGACTAAAGATGAAGTAGAAACCATGTTATATATTGGTTTTCTGGGTGTCTTTGTTGGTGGTCGATTAGGGTACGTTTTGTTTTATGACTTCCCTAGCTTTTTGGCTAATCCGTTGTATCTGTTTAAGGTATGGGAAGGTGGAATGTCATTCCACGGCGGTCTGCTGGGTGTGATTGCTGTGATGTTCTGGTTTGCTCATCGTACTAAACGCACTTTCTTTCAGGTTTCCGACTTTATTGCCCCACTGATTCCGTTTGGTTTAGGCGTCGGGCGTTTAGGTAACTTTATTAACGGCGAACTTTGGGGACGGGTAACTGACTTCTCTTGGGCCATGCGTTTTCCTACTTCTAGAACGGCCGATCAACTGTTTGCCGAGCAAAATCCCCAGTGGCTCCCCTTTATGCAAGACGGCATGCTGCCGCGTCACATGTCTCAACTGTATGAGATGTGCTTGGAAGGTTTCGTCCTGTTCCTGATTCTGAACCTGTTTATTCAGAAGAAACGTCCAACGGGGAGCGTGTCTGGTCTGTTTTTGATTGGTTATGGTTCATTCCGTTTTATTATTGAATTCTTCCGCCAGCCGGATGCCCAATTGGGGCTGTTTAGTAACTTCTTCAGTATGGGGCAATTACTCTCTTTACCTATGATCATTATCGGTATTCTGATGATGGTTTGGGCGTACCGCCGTCCGCAGACTTCGAAACAACAAGCATAG
- a CDS encoding prepilin peptidase-dependent protein: MLVENQQGGFSLAEMLIAMLIASMMIVSVAAMYPALQRQSLMLYRLYRLEQSMGQVLMTIAKDLRRAGFLLKGGKAPVPEAVYIGQHPQSAVGSCLIIRYDLNHNGVIDPIDSAAAEHFAYRWLNNSIEQHRSAKDCHGNGWEKVVDPAEIVITHFSVQLGGHSLNGTGKNAAYYLIALEGHWKRWPSVKRRLTLRIRGMY, from the coding sequence GTGTTAGTAGAAAACCAGCAAGGCGGTTTTTCACTAGCAGAGATGCTGATAGCAATGCTGATCGCCAGCATGATGATAGTGAGCGTTGCCGCCATGTATCCAGCATTACAGCGACAGAGTTTGATGCTGTATCGATTGTACCGTCTGGAGCAGTCTATGGGACAGGTATTGATGACCATAGCAAAGGATTTACGTCGGGCAGGCTTTCTGTTGAAGGGCGGGAAGGCACCGGTACCTGAAGCGGTTTATATCGGTCAGCATCCGCAATCAGCCGTGGGCAGTTGCCTTATCATTCGTTACGACCTTAACCATAATGGCGTGATTGATCCTATTGATTCCGCAGCGGCGGAGCATTTCGCCTATCGTTGGCTGAACAACAGTATTGAGCAACACCGCAGTGCTAAAGATTGTCATGGTAACGGATGGGAGAAAGTAGTCGATCCAGCTGAAATTGTTATCACGCATTTTTCTGTTCAATTAGGCGGCCACTCCCTTAATGGCACAGGAAAAAATGCGGCTTATTATCTGATAGCGCTGGAGGGGCACTGGAAACGTTGGCCATCAGTGAAACGGCGTTTAACGTTAAGAATAAGGGGCATGTATTGA
- the thyA gene encoding thymidylate synthase: MKQYLELMQKVLNEGTNKSDRTGTGTLSIFGHQMRFNLQDGFPMVTTKRCHIRSIIHELLWFLKGETNVAYLHENNVTIWDEWADDNGDLGPVYGKQWRAWGAADGRQIDQIKKVVEQLKQDPDSRRIIVSAWNVGELDQMALAPCHAFFQFYVADGKLSCQLYQRSCDVFLGLPFNIASYALLVHMMAQQCDLEVGDFVWTGGDTHLYMNHMEQTHLQLGREPRALPKLVIKRKPASIFDYQFDDFEIEGYDPHPGIKAPVAI, from the coding sequence ATGAAACAGTATCTGGAATTAATGCAAAAGGTCCTGAATGAGGGCACAAATAAATCTGACCGTACCGGTACCGGTACGCTGTCGATCTTTGGTCATCAGATGCGTTTCAATTTGCAGGATGGTTTTCCGATGGTGACCACTAAACGTTGCCATATCCGCTCTATTATTCATGAACTATTATGGTTCCTGAAAGGTGAAACCAATGTGGCTTATCTGCACGAGAACAATGTCACCATTTGGGACGAATGGGCAGATGATAACGGCGATTTAGGGCCTGTTTATGGCAAACAGTGGCGTGCCTGGGGTGCGGCGGATGGTCGTCAAATTGACCAAATCAAGAAAGTGGTTGAGCAATTGAAGCAGGATCCAGATTCGCGCCGTATTATTGTTTCTGCTTGGAACGTGGGTGAATTGGATCAAATGGCGCTGGCACCATGCCATGCTTTTTTCCAATTCTATGTGGCGGATGGCAAGCTATCTTGTCAGCTCTATCAGCGTTCTTGCGACGTATTCCTAGGCTTACCATTCAATATTGCCAGTTATGCGTTGCTGGTTCATATGATGGCGCAGCAGTGCGATCTGGAAGTGGGCGACTTCGTCTGGACCGGAGGAGATACCCATCTGTATATGAACCATATGGAACAAACCCATTTGCAGCTGGGTCGTGAACCACGAGCACTGCCAAAACTGGTGATAAAGCGTAAACCCGCTTCGATTTTTGATTATCAGTTTGATGATTTTGAGATTGAAGGTTATGACCCGCATCCGGGGATTAAGGCTCCGGTGGCGATTTAA
- a CDS encoding DUF2509 family protein: MLRNRTYLVVNQQGYSTIVMVMLLMLFGTLMLKGQSDQLLVQVRIYADERRYFRAYHQALSSLSWALSLRWAGLSSEWQCRKVENHQLSSCIRQLSDDEILIRGEGYMGNSQPPLVLFQLAGRRDDVSSPGEIRLQPFLHGRIDFCPLKVPAECTP, encoded by the coding sequence ATGCTGAGAAACAGAACCTATTTAGTGGTTAACCAGCAAGGGTATAGCACCATTGTTATGGTCATGCTGTTGATGTTATTTGGCACCTTAATGCTTAAAGGGCAGAGTGACCAACTGTTGGTACAGGTGAGAATCTATGCGGATGAGCGGCGTTATTTCCGTGCTTATCATCAGGCTCTCTCTTCTCTTTCTTGGGCGTTATCCCTACGTTGGGCGGGGCTGAGCAGTGAGTGGCAGTGCCGTAAAGTAGAAAATCATCAACTCTCATCCTGCATTCGCCAACTTAGTGATGACGAAATCCTTATTCGAGGTGAGGGGTACATGGGAAATAGCCAGCCTCCTCTGGTACTGTTTCAGTTGGCTGGTCGGCGTGATGATGTATCTTCTCCCGGAGAAATAAGGCTACAACCATTCCTGCATGGAAGAATAGACTTTTGTCCACTGAAGGTACCTGCAGAATGCACCCCTTAA
- the ptrA gene encoding pitrilysin, whose protein sequence is MRKLHAWIAGTTLMLSCWAPLAFAAQGWKPLPEEIQKSVGDAREYQAIKLDNGMTVLLVSDSLASKSLAALALPVGSLEDPDSQLGLAHYLEHMVLMGSKRYPEPDSISEFLKKHGGSHNASTASYRTAFYLEVENDALSPAVDRLADAIAEPLLDPVYADRERNAVNAELTMARSRDGMRIGQVGAETLNPAHPTSRFSGGNLETLKDKPGSKLQDELNAFYQRYYSANLMVGVLYGNQSLADLAKLANDTYGRISNHNATVPAITVPAATEKEKGLIIHYVPAQPRKQMRIEFRIANNVAEFRSKTDTYISYLIGNRSENTLSDWLRKQGLADSIGAGVSPVVDRNGGIFSISLSLTDKGQANRDKVIAAIFDYLKMIRQEGIRQDYFDEIAHVLKLDFRYPSVTRDMDYVEWLSDSMLNIPIKNILDSDYLADKYDPKAIAARLDEMTPEAARIWFISPDEPHNKTAYFVDAPYQVDRIKPEQIEGWKAEGKQITLSLPALNPYIPDNFKLVAESKSKEPQLVLNEANNRAWYIPSEYFAGDPKVNVTLALRNAKTQDSARNQVMFALTDYLAEQAVSQLSYQASVGGISFSSSANNGLQFSASGFSQHLPQLVSALLEQYRSFTITPEELEQAKSWYREQMEAAEKGKAYELALQPVKAISQVPYSERDERRKLMSGITVDDILQYRNQLLTNSSQEMFVLGDMTQEQVKTLALSISKQLGCQGSGWWRGQNVVVEKTQQANLMKAGSSTDSALAAVYIPEGYDEVQSMARSSLLTQIIQPWFYNQLRTEEQLGYAVFVFPMTVGRQWGVGFLLQSNNQTPAHLEERYLNFYQMADKKLSALNDKDFNQYRQALVNELEQRPQTMDEETALYLNDFSRGNDRFDTRKKVLEQVKKLTKQDIQTFYQQAVIARKGLAVLSQIMGQGDLKTQYAELKGWDVYKDASSLQKTLPVKVQ, encoded by the coding sequence ATGCGTAAGTTACATGCCTGGATCGCAGGCACCACACTGATGTTGTCTTGTTGGGCTCCTCTGGCATTTGCGGCTCAGGGGTGGAAGCCATTGCCTGAGGAAATACAAAAGAGTGTGGGAGATGCTCGTGAGTATCAGGCGATTAAATTAGATAATGGTATGACGGTATTACTGGTATCCGATAGTCTGGCCAGCAAATCGTTGGCGGCTCTGGCCTTACCGGTAGGTTCACTGGAAGATCCTGACAGTCAGTTGGGACTGGCTCACTATCTGGAACATATGGTTCTGATGGGTTCAAAGCGTTACCCTGAGCCAGATAGCATCTCTGAATTTCTTAAAAAACACGGTGGCAGCCATAACGCTAGTACCGCATCTTACCGCACGGCATTCTATCTTGAAGTAGAAAATGACGCACTGTCCCCGGCGGTTGACCGCCTAGCTGATGCCATCGCCGAGCCTTTGTTGGATCCGGTATATGCCGATCGTGAACGTAATGCGGTGAATGCAGAATTAACCATGGCCCGTTCGCGTGATGGTATGCGTATTGGGCAAGTTGGCGCAGAAACCTTAAACCCTGCCCACCCAACGTCACGTTTTTCCGGCGGTAATCTGGAAACGCTAAAAGATAAGCCGGGCAGTAAATTGCAGGATGAACTGAACGCTTTTTATCAGCGTTACTATTCGGCCAATCTGATGGTTGGGGTTTTATATGGTAACCAATCTTTGGCCGATTTAGCGAAGCTGGCGAACGACACTTATGGTCGAATCAGCAACCATAACGCGACGGTTCCAGCGATTACCGTGCCGGCAGCAACTGAAAAAGAGAAAGGGCTGATCATTCACTATGTGCCAGCCCAGCCGCGTAAACAGATGCGTATTGAGTTTCGTATTGCTAACAATGTGGCGGAGTTTCGCAGTAAAACCGATACCTATATTAGTTACTTAATTGGTAACCGCAGTGAGAATACCCTGTCGGACTGGCTGCGTAAGCAAGGGCTGGCGGACAGTATTGGGGCTGGCGTTAGCCCAGTAGTTGACCGTAACGGTGGCATATTCAGTATTAGCCTTTCGTTAACGGATAAAGGGCAGGCTAATCGCGATAAGGTGATTGCGGCGATATTTGATTATCTGAAAATGATTCGTCAGGAAGGTATTCGCCAAGACTACTTTGATGAAATTGCCCATGTATTAAAACTGGATTTCCGCTATCCATCCGTTACCCGCGATATGGATTATGTTGAGTGGCTATCAGATTCCATGCTGAATATTCCGATCAAAAATATTCTGGATTCTGATTATCTGGCTGATAAGTACGATCCAAAAGCCATTGCTGCGCGTTTGGATGAAATGACGCCAGAGGCCGCACGGATATGGTTTATTAGCCCAGATGAGCCGCACAATAAAACCGCCTATTTCGTCGATGCACCTTATCAGGTCGATCGGATAAAGCCTGAACAGATTGAAGGCTGGAAGGCCGAAGGGAAGCAAATAACGCTGAGCCTCCCGGCGCTGAACCCGTATATTCCGGATAATTTTAAGCTGGTGGCAGAAAGTAAATCCAAAGAGCCCCAGTTAGTCCTGAATGAGGCCAATAATCGGGCGTGGTATATTCCAAGTGAATACTTTGCTGGCGATCCGAAAGTGAATGTGACGCTGGCTTTACGTAATGCTAAAACTCAGGACAGTGCTCGTAATCAGGTGATGTTTGCCCTAACGGACTATTTGGCCGAGCAGGCTGTATCTCAACTGAGTTATCAGGCCTCCGTTGGGGGGATCAGTTTCTCTTCTTCGGCGAATAACGGTTTACAGTTTTCTGCATCAGGTTTTAGTCAGCATTTACCCCAACTGGTGAGTGCTTTACTGGAGCAATACCGCAGTTTCACCATAACGCCAGAAGAGCTGGAGCAAGCCAAGTCGTGGTATCGCGAACAGATGGAAGCGGCGGAAAAAGGCAAGGCTTATGAACTGGCACTACAGCCAGTCAAGGCGATTTCTCAGGTGCCTTACAGTGAACGTGATGAACGGCGTAAGCTAATGTCTGGCATCACCGTTGATGACATTCTTCAATATCGTAATCAACTGCTGACAAACAGTTCACAGGAAATGTTCGTGCTGGGTGATATGACCCAAGAACAGGTGAAAACCCTAGCGTTAAGCATCAGTAAACAATTGGGTTGTCAGGGTTCCGGCTGGTGGCGTGGTCAGAATGTGGTGGTGGAAAAAACTCAGCAGGCTAATCTGATGAAAGCGGGGAGCAGCACAGACTCGGCGCTGGCAGCGGTGTATATCCCTGAAGGCTATGATGAAGTGCAAAGCATGGCTCGCAGCAGTCTGTTAACCCAGATAATACAGCCGTGGTTTTATAATCAGTTAAGAACGGAAGAGCAACTTGGCTACGCGGTGTTTGTTTTCCCGATGACCGTTGGCCGTCAGTGGGGCGTAGGGTTCTTACTGCAAAGCAATAATCAGACTCCGGCTCATCTGGAAGAACGCTATTTGAATTTCTATCAAATGGCAGATAAGAAACTTTCAGCCCTTAACGATAAAGATTTCAATCAGTATCGCCAGGCGCTAGTGAATGAACTGGAACAACGTCCACAAACTATGGATGAGGAAACGGCACTTTATCTGAATGATTTCAGCCGTGGTAATGACCGGTTTGATACACGTAAAAAGGTATTAGAACAGGTGAAAAAGCTGACCAAACAGGATATTCAAACCTTCTATCAGCAGGCGGTGATAGCGCGTAAAGGGTTAGCTGTACTGTCTCAAATTATGGGACAGGGCGATCTGAAAACCCAATACGCGGAGCTAAAAGGTTGGGATGTGTATAAAGATGCCTCATCACTGCAAAAAACATTACCGGTGAAGGTTCAGTGA
- a CDS encoding prepilin-type N-terminal cleavage/methylation domain-containing protein encodes MHPLTMPRQRGFSLLEVLISMLLFSITIMGLLRYQQVLMAQFNLYADSQYAWRLAAQALDIYPETIEQESKLQSGQWHLNMLTKSMGNGCLKITAQLIMAGKQGVELEKWQCDEQVNL; translated from the coding sequence ATGCACCCCTTAACGATGCCGCGACAGAGAGGATTTAGCCTGTTGGAAGTGCTTATTTCCATGCTGTTATTTTCCATCACTATTATGGGACTGCTGCGTTATCAGCAGGTACTCATGGCACAATTTAATCTCTATGCTGACAGTCAATATGCATGGCGATTGGCTGCTCAGGCATTAGATATCTACCCAGAAACTATTGAGCAGGAGTCAAAACTTCAATCAGGCCAATGGCATTTGAATATGCTGACAAAATCCATGGGAAATGGTTGCCTGAAAATTACGGCACAGTTGATTATGGCAGGGAAACAGGGGGTAGAACTGGAAAAGTGGCAGTGTGATGAACAGGTTAATCTATAG